The Maylandia zebra isolate NMK-2024a linkage group LG14, Mzebra_GT3a, whole genome shotgun sequence genome includes the window ttgttgagcaggaagagtgagcgcttgttttcatgcagagtacgtcccggatcaaaatgcggtacagttgtcgtcgtctttttttttttttttttttaaatcgttgtcatttggaaatgagatctcacataagtatgaatcgtgATTTTCTagcgattaatcgtgcagccctacttcATATTTTACTCAATCACGAGTGAGCTCTTAAAACAAAGTCTGAACCCCACAGAAGCTGCATTCATACCTGACTCTCCATTCAGTCTTGGATGAGAACGTCTGGGTCTCGTAATtggaggtggtggaggtgaTGATCTCGTCTCCATGCTTGTTGACCGTGCGGGTCTGTGTGGCGGTAAGCTGCGACTGTTCTTTGGTCTGTTTCTCGATCTCAGCAATTTGCTGGCGCTGTTGAGACGGAGCTGAGATCTCCATTCCCAGGATGATGTCACGGATCTCAGACTGGGTCAGTGAagctacgttcacactgaaaGGAGACACAGGAAGTATTGACCACAAAACTGGTTATATTTAGCTCCAAGTTACAGAAAACAAGCAGCTATTTGAGGTACATACAGCAATTAGTTTGTGCAAAACTTGGGAACTCAAACTGAAGACTTACTTGTTCTTTTTGCCATAATCAGCCAAAATTAGATCTTTGAGTTGCACTTCCACCTTGATCCACTCCTCATCAGTGAGCGTGGGCCAAATGTGATGGGGCTCGGTGATAGTTGTTTTGTCAGGTTTAAGGATCACCTTGGCACGGTCATTGTTGACGTGGAGCGCTCTGAGGATCAGGATAAGTCGAGAGAAGGCCTACGGAGCAGACAACCAAACACAAACTACTTACACAGGGAAGAGAGTAAGGGGGCTTTaacaaaaaattaacaaaaaaccaCCATCATTGTAAAACAATTACAACCCTGGTGTGAAACTCACTGTGTAGGACGAGATGGTCTTCAGCCAGTCATCATAAAGGTTGAACAGCACCATCTGTGGTTCTGTAGCCTTCAGGATCAGGTCTCCAAACTTCTCCACTTTCAGACAGGCCTGGAAGGGCAGCTGCAACTCCGAGCCTTTGATCACAATGTTGGGGAAGTCGAGCAAGTGGACCTGCACAGGGAGAACAATGCATCACAAACTGGAAAAGTGCTGCAGTCTGGTTTCACCTTTGAAATATTACACTGAGCTAATCTTCTAAAGTTTTATTAGCATAAAGAGTCTCACCTCCAGAGGGTCGAGCATGCCCTTCCTGGTCACAATGATCTGTTTTGGCTGCTCCTCCACTGGGAGGGAACGAATCAGAGCAGCCACTTCctcagctgttttccacttggCCAGCTAcagagataaaaaaataaataaataaataaaaaaaaaatatcaagttAAACACctttgataaaataaaaaataaaaaaaataattaacttaCTAACTAAAGCCTTATATTTCATATCTCTGCCACAAGCTATGCTGTATTTCTGAGTGTAAGGGATGTACCTGTCCCAGACGTTTCTGTCCAGCCCACACAGAGGTGTGAATGATTTTGAGGAAGAGCTGACCGGTCCTCGGGTTGAAGATGAAAATGGCTCCATTGATGGGCTTCGTGGTCAAGTTACCCTCAAAGGTCTGTTGAAATAGGTGGAGAATACATGCGActacattttttgcattttttttatattattattattattattattattattattattattattattattattattattcaaaagCAAAATACACTTTACTTTCCTAGAATTACAAAAACACCCTTTTACCTTGTGGATAGTGACTCTGTAGACATTCGTGTCATCCACAAACCAGATGATCTGGTTGGAGAACAGTTCACCGTAGTTCTGTGAGGACAGGTACGGCTCAGTGGGCTCAGAGGAGTACAGCTGCAGACCTTTGCGGATGCGTTCCCTGAGCACATACAGGGCAGGGTTGGCCTTCATGATCTTAGCCATGGCCTGCTGGATCAAAGGCTTGCCTCCAGGGAACCAGTTACCATACGCActacaaaacaagaaaacataaaATGCTGGGTTTAAGTAGATGCTTAAAGATTGAAGATAAGAATCTTGTTTCCTATCTTCAAACAAGACAGTGCTCAAAACCTGGCCCTTAGACAATACTAACCTGTGGAGGTTGTAGGCCAGATCAATAGCAATGAGCACCCCAGTGGGAGAGGGGTAGATACTCATGTTGTCTGTGGTGTAGTCGAGGAACTTGGCCCTGGCGTAGCGCTCGATGTCATGGGAGTCATAGTCACCCCATCGGAGCTGAATGTCAATCCAGTACTTCTGTGTGGTGGTGCTGTCCATCACGTCCCTGCAGGAGGAAGTGAACATTTCAATTTAAACAAGATtttcacttttctgttttggacCTCATTATTCTATTATAAACTAATGTTTCATCCCCTAAAAAACTTAAAATCATGCTAAAAGTCATACTTTGAGTCAGCAAGCAGAGAAGGCCGGGAGACGTTCCACTTGTATGATGCAAAGAGAAGTATGTCAGCACAAGATGAGTTCATCTTGTAGGACTTCCTGGGGTGGATGGTCTCCTTCTGCACAGTCTCAATTTCCAGAGCATCCAACTCCTGGTCAAACACCTGAAAACCAGAATcagaaaaaacatacaaatttACGTTCTGACTTGCACAATAATTCCTGTGCTGAGGAAAAAGTTTGGTAAATGAACAGAACCTACCTGACAGAGATCCATGACAATGCTCTCATGGATCTTCTGCCACAAGTGAGCCCTGAAGATCTGAATGAGGGAGATCTTCAGCGTTGGGATCTTGCCGTGCATGAAGATTCCTGTCAGGTCAAGCTGCACTTGGAAACCCACATACAcctagaaataaaaacatacaaactaagCCACTACAGACAATCTTTAGTTTTCCTACACAACAAAGACTCATATGTTCTGTAAGatgtttcttttcctctctgGTTCCTGGTTGTACTTACATTGGCTCTGTTGATGGTGGGTGACCACCAAAGAGTGAAACGACGGTTGGGGATTTGGTTGAGACCAGATCTCTGGGCATTAGTCAGCTTCTTCCATTTCATGGACTCCTCAAAGCCACTGGCCTTTTCCCTAAAACGCACAGAGAGAGAATCTGTTTTTAAAGGCAATTAATTAAATTTATGACAAATTAGTTTCCTGGCAGTTATACACTCGCCAAGTGTATCGAGAAAAGCACACAAAGTGATCCAAGTGTAAAGTCTATTGTGTGATGCTTGCAATATAATTAATTCCTGTAAACATTTAAAGTGCTCTCACCAGAAGAGACCCTCCCAGGTGGGGAAATAAGTGCCTTTGAAGAGTGTGTGCTCCAGAATGCCCTCCACGCCACCGAGCGCCTGGATCATGTCTGTGCGGTAGTTGTTCAGGTTCCACAGTTTGCCATCGTGTCTCTGGTGTGTCCACCAGAACGGATTCTGCTTCAGCACCTGCAACCAACCAAGGAAGAAAATACAATTAATAGCTGGAAATAGCTAAATGATAAACATCATGTAATAGCATACAGACACGTgcattacaaataaaactgtaaacAGTCTTGTTGATCGGTAAACCATTAAAGTCAACACAACTGCTGCAGAGTGCAACTGAGACCAAGAGTCCCAACTATTTTTAATCTGCTTGAGTTTACTTAGAATGCCTGAATTATTAAAAGGCACTTCATGTTTTTATGTAGAATCTTAACACTTCTGCTCTTTGCACATCGCTGTCTCCATCATACCTGGTACTGTTTAAAGTCAGTTCTGACTCTCCAGCCTTTGTCATAGGccagtgtgtgtctgtccttCTGGAAAAGAGTGTTGATCCTGGGGATTCCTCTGTCCCAGGAGTCCTCCAAATCCTCCAGAGTTAGACGCCTGGAATAAAGATGAAACACCGGTTATTATGGTGTCTAAACTAGCTGCAGTGAGTCCAAATCAGATAAGAGAGTAATCTGCTCTACCTGTTCTGGGCAATGGCCTCCTGTCTCTTGAGCGCATACTCAGCCCAGACCCTCTGAGAGTCGATAAACTCGCTCTCCCACGGCTGAATGTAACGATACAAGTTAGGGATCAGCTGGTCTTCTTCGTGGCTCATTCCAGACCTGAAGTGGGTGATGCCCACATCTGTCTGCTTGGACCACCTGTTAAAGAGTGAgacaaatgagtgtgtgattgGTCAAGACACCACAGCTGAATGAATTTACAGACTAGAAGTTCACACAGATCTGCAAGGAGACCTACCTCAGGTCTGACTGCGGGATAAGCACGTGGCCCATGGACAACATGCCGAGACCACCCAACTCTTTGGGAGTGTAGAAGACCACGGGAGGGAAGCGGCTAGGCATTTTGGAGTTGAGACCAATCTTAATACGTGTCTGAATCTTGTTCTCACACTTCACCAGCAGGTCCAGTAGCTCCTGTGTATTTACCACAGCCTCACGGAAGTAGGTCATCAGACCAATCAGAGCTGTGTTCCACTTATTCACAATCTGAAGATTAAAAATAGAGAAAGTAGTAAGTTTTCCTTGATCTAAATGCAGCTATAAAAGGATCAATGAATGTAACAATAATACTCTAGTTTATAAAAAGCAAGATCTCTGTTAACCTTGGTGAATGTGGTGGATCCAGAGGCCATCAGGATCTGACGCACTCTGTTGTGAAAACGCTGCATTGACTCATCATCCACCCGCAGGAAACACTGTGCTGTCCTCTCTTTGGTCACctgaacaaataaatacaaatgtgaACTTCAAGCCCATTTAATCAAAAAAAGTCTCTTTAGTCTCTTTAATTTGTTTTCCACACACTATAGCAGCAGGTTTGTTAGCATTATAAATTTCACCTCATTCTGCAGGTTCCAGACACCATCCTTGTGAGTGAACTCCTCATAGCTGGTGCGACACTTGGGAAGGATGCGGCACTCAAACCCACACATGTTGAAGAGCAGGTTGGGGTTGTCTTTGCTGTACACGGACACAAAGCTGTTCTCCCACTGGACTGTGGTCACAGACCTGGGCAGGCGATTCTTGATGTCCCAGAACACTGCGCGTCCACTGGGAAGATTATTTGGCAAGTTCAAGCCATTTTTCATAAAGTCTAATTTTCGTTATGTGCAATATTCAACAAAGATTAGATCTACATAACAATAATCTACAAGCTTAAGAGTGAAAGGTTGAAAGAAAAACTCACAGATTCACATCATGCTTCATCAGCCTCATCCGGGCATCACGAGGCCAGCACTTCTTATTGTTGTAACCCACAATGTTCTCGTTGTTGGGGTCCGGGTGCTCTGTCAGATACCTCTGAATCAGGTCCCTGGCCTCATCAGCAGAGAATCTAGAGCCACAAAAACAGTGACATCacttaaatgtgtaaaaacaaacaaacaagtgagAAAATGTCATCTTATCACTTAGTGCAATCCTACCTGAAGAAGATGTGGATGCGGTCGATGTAGCGGCAGTACAGTCGGATTGGGTGAGCGCTCTCCGTGGCAGTGTCTTGAAAACTGAGGAAGTCGTTGGGCATCTGAGGGGGACCAGCCATCTCACTGGCACGGTGCAGGCCGAGAACCAGGAGGTCCATCACCAGACCGTAGTACTGCACGATGAACGAGGCAAACTGGAGACCCCTGATGATGCCGTAAGAGTTGGTGTGGTTCATGTCCTATGTGAGAGGAATAAAGATGTAGAGAAAcactcaaaaaataaataaatctaatcaGCTATCTTTAAAACTCCTATATGAAAAGAAATAAGCACCCTTACCTTGTAGTTGATGACCACGTTGTTCTTGGCTGTCATGTAATCAGCAATGTTGTGGTCAACGATAAGACGCAGCAGCCTGTTGAGCAATGTCAGATCAATCTTCTCGTACATCTTCTCATAGCGGGACTCGAGCATCACGTTGCACTCTCCTTCTCCAGTCTCCCACACGTCCTGCAAGTTGTTGATGCCTGAATAGAATAAAGGAGtatttaaataaagctgaaaatgtcATCACATTTGCCCACAATGTTATTCAAACTGAGATTATATTGTATTCTGGATCCTTTCTGAGATACTACACAACACAATCAGCTATATTCGAGTCTTACCTTGGCACCACTTGTAGACCAGCAGCGGTGGTGGTTCTGTATCAGCAGGTTTGATCCAGGGTGGGAACAGGCGTCTCTTGTCTGCTTCATACCACAGGTACTGGTCCAGGTAGGCATCAGTTATCTTCTCCAGGGGCTCCACATCATACACTGGCACCAGGTGGCTGTACAAGTCCATGAACTCGATACCCACCTGCAAAAGAAGTAGTCACTTAGAAACTAACAAACGGATGTGATGAGAAGAAAGACTTTTACAACAGAGAAACTCAAGGCTGTAACAGAAATCAATTCTTCTGGTGGTTTCCCAAAACGACATCCCAGTAACTATGTATCTACACAGAAGCTAGGAAATACTGCCTCACATTTATGTTACTTATGTTTGTAAACTGACcagtgaaacaaaaaataaattagaGCAATACATTTTCTTCTAGTGTTCTTGTCTACTGTTTAAAGCCAGAAACATCCCTGTTAACTAAATGAAACTCTTAGAAAGTATCCACACATCTTCTCCCTGACCTCTTTGAAGGCTCTCTGTGTTAGCAGGTGACGCTTGATCCTGGAAAGAGCCTCGTGAGGGTTGTCGTAGGCCTGCTCTATGAGCCCGAGCTCCTCCCTCTGACTCTGGTTCAGACGAGACTTCACGCTGGAAGGATTTAGAGTGGACATGGAAACAAATTAATAATAAGCAAAACATACTCTGGCAATTCTGCTGCCTGATGTGAGAAAATATGCATCGCTAAAGTTAAAGGCAATGTTCTCAGCTTGCTTACCTGTATGCTTCTTTGAGCCTCTCCAGCGCCAGGATGAGCAGCTTGGTGTCATGTTTGTAAGACAGTGGGGGGAACGGGATTGGTGAGAAGCGCCGACTCTCCAGCCAGTGCACGGTGGTGGTGTAAATGGCCACGGCCTCTTCTGCAGTGATGTAGGGACCATCCTGTAAACAGAATACACACACTTTCAATTATATGGCAGAAAACTAAAGGATGCAGCCATTTT containing:
- the prpf8 gene encoding pre-mRNA-processing-splicing factor 8 translates to MAAAFPYRGVPAAMPPGVPPGVPTAVPPGVPPPAPVPDYMSEEKLQEKARKWQQLQAKRYSEKRKFGFVDAQKEDMPPEHVRKIIRDHGDMTNRKFRHDKRVYLGALKYMPHAVLKLLENMPMPWEQIRDVPVLYHITGAISFVNEIPWVIEPVYISQWGTMWIMMRREKRDRRHFKRMRFPPFDDEEPPLDYADNILDVEPLEAIQMELDPEEDASVVDWFYEHQPLKDTAKFVNGTTYRRWQFTLPMMSTLYRLANQLLTDLVDRNYFYLFDLKAFFTSKALNMAIPGGPKFEPLVRDINLQDEDWNEFNDINKIIIRQPIRTEYKIGFPYLYNNLPHHVHLTWYHTPNVVFIKTEDPDLPAFYFDPLINPISHRHSVKSQEPLPDDDEEFELAEFVEPFLKETPLYTDNTANGIALLWAPRPFNLRSGRTRRAIDIPLIKNWYREHCPAGQPVKVRVSYQKLLKYYVLNALKHRPPKAQKKRYLFRSFKATKFFQSTKLDWVEVGLQVCRQGYNMLNLLIHRKNLNYLHLDYNFNLKPVKTLTTKERKKSRFGNAFHLCREVLRLSKLVVDSHVQYRLGNVDAFQLADGLQYIFAHVGQLTGMYRYKYKLMRQIRMCKDLKHLIYYRFNTGPVGKGPGCGFWAPGWRVWLFFMRGITPLLERWLGNLLARQFEGRHSKGVAKTVTKQRVESHFDLELRAAVMHDILDMMPEGIKQNKARTILQHLSESWRCWKANIPWKVPGLPTPIENMILRYVKAKADWWTNTAHYNRERIRRGATVDKTVCKKNLGRLTRLYLKAEQERQHNYLKDGPYITAEEAVAIYTTTVHWLESRRFSPIPFPPLSYKHDTKLLILALERLKEAYSVKSRLNQSQREELGLIEQAYDNPHEALSRIKRHLLTQRAFKEVGIEFMDLYSHLVPVYDVEPLEKITDAYLDQYLWYEADKRRLFPPWIKPADTEPPPLLVYKWCQGINNLQDVWETGEGECNVMLESRYEKMYEKIDLTLLNRLLRLIVDHNIADYMTAKNNVVINYKDMNHTNSYGIIRGLQFASFIVQYYGLVMDLLVLGLHRASEMAGPPQMPNDFLSFQDTATESAHPIRLYCRYIDRIHIFFRFSADEARDLIQRYLTEHPDPNNENIVGYNNKKCWPRDARMRLMKHDVNLGRAVFWDIKNRLPRSVTTVQWENSFVSVYSKDNPNLLFNMCGFECRILPKCRTSYEEFTHKDGVWNLQNEVTKERTAQCFLRVDDESMQRFHNRVRQILMASGSTTFTKIVNKWNTALIGLMTYFREAVVNTQELLDLLVKCENKIQTRIKIGLNSKMPSRFPPVVFYTPKELGGLGMLSMGHVLIPQSDLRWSKQTDVGITHFRSGMSHEEDQLIPNLYRYIQPWESEFIDSQRVWAEYALKRQEAIAQNRRLTLEDLEDSWDRGIPRINTLFQKDRHTLAYDKGWRVRTDFKQYQVLKQNPFWWTHQRHDGKLWNLNNYRTDMIQALGGVEGILEHTLFKGTYFPTWEGLFWEKASGFEESMKWKKLTNAQRSGLNQIPNRRFTLWWSPTINRANVYVGFQVQLDLTGIFMHGKIPTLKISLIQIFRAHLWQKIHESIVMDLCQVFDQELDALEIETVQKETIHPRKSYKMNSSCADILLFASYKWNVSRPSLLADSKDVMDSTTTQKYWIDIQLRWGDYDSHDIERYARAKFLDYTTDNMSIYPSPTGVLIAIDLAYNLHSAYGNWFPGGKPLIQQAMAKIMKANPALYVLRERIRKGLQLYSSEPTEPYLSSQNYGELFSNQIIWFVDDTNVYRVTIHKTFEGNLTTKPINGAIFIFNPRTGQLFLKIIHTSVWAGQKRLGQLAKWKTAEEVAALIRSLPVEEQPKQIIVTRKGMLDPLEVHLLDFPNIVIKGSELQLPFQACLKVEKFGDLILKATEPQMVLFNLYDDWLKTISSYTAFSRLILILRALHVNNDRAKVILKPDKTTITEPHHIWPTLTDEEWIKVEVQLKDLILADYGKKNNVNVASLTQSEIRDIILGMEISAPSQQRQQIAEIEKQTKEQSQLTATQTRTVNKHGDEIITSTTSNYETQTFSSKTEWRVRAISAANLHLRTNHIYVSSDDIKETGYTYILPKNVLKKFICISDLRAQIAGYLYGTSPPDNPQVKEIRCIVMVPQWGTHQTVHLPNQLPGHEYLKEMEPLGWIHTQPNESPQLSPQDVTTHAKIMADNPSWDGEKTIIITCSFTPGSCTLTAYKLTPSGYEWGRQNTDKGNNPKGYLPSHYERVQMLLSDRFLGFFMVPGQCSWNYNFMGVRHDPNMKYDLQLANPKEFYHEVHRPSHFLNFASLQEGEIYNADREDMYA